Proteins encoded within one genomic window of Mycolicibacterium monacense:
- a CDS encoding serine/threonine-protein kinase PknG, with amino-acid sequence MAASDHDLDPAVDDEPGTQPASLDDLDLDSASTVRPMATQAVFRPDFDDSDSISVHTGDTEPQDHATTAIRTLSPVRRLGGGLVEIPRVPAKDPLEALMTNPVVAENKRFCWNCGRPVGRSTSDGKALSEGWCPHCGSQYSFLPQLNPGDMVADQYEIKGCIAHGGLGWVYLAFDHNVNERPVVLKGLVHSGDAEAQAIAMAERQFLAEVTHPGIVKIYNFVEHEDKHGNPVGYIVMEYVGGTSLKQARGQRLPVAQAIGYMLEILPALGYLHSLGLTYNDLKPENIMLTEDQVKLIDLGAVSTINSFGYLYGTPGYQAPEIVRTGPTVQSDIYTVGRTLAALTLELRTRKGRYVEGLPEDDPVLAQYDSFGRLLRRAIDPDPRRRFASSEEMSSQLLGVLREVVARDTGVPRSGLSTVFSPTRSTFGIDLLVAHTDVYVDGQVHSEKLTAQEIVRALPVPLVDPTDVGAAVLSASVLSEPVQTLDQLRAARHGSLDSEGIDLSESVELPLMEARALLDLGDVAKATRKLDDLATRVGWRWRLVWFRAVAELLSADYESATKHFTEVLDTVPGELAPKLALAATAELAGSDLDHAPSRKFYETVWGTDHGIISAGFGLARALSAEGDRNGAVRTLDEVPATSRHFTTARLTSAVTLLSGRSSNEITEQQIRDAARRVEALPDTEPRVLQIRALVLGTAMDWLVDNSANTNHILGFPFTEYGLQLGVEASLRALARVAPTQAHRYALIDLANSVRPMSTF; translated from the coding sequence ATGGCTGCCTCCGACCACGACCTCGACCCCGCCGTCGACGACGAACCCGGCACCCAGCCGGCGAGCCTCGACGATCTCGATCTGGATTCGGCGTCGACCGTACGGCCGATGGCGACCCAGGCGGTGTTCCGCCCCGACTTCGACGACTCCGACAGCATCAGCGTGCACACCGGGGACACCGAACCCCAGGACCACGCCACCACGGCGATCCGGACGCTGTCGCCGGTCCGCAGGCTCGGCGGCGGGCTGGTCGAGATCCCGCGGGTGCCCGCCAAGGATCCGCTCGAAGCGCTGATGACCAACCCGGTGGTCGCCGAGAACAAGCGCTTCTGCTGGAACTGCGGGCGACCGGTCGGGCGTTCGACGTCGGACGGCAAGGCGCTCTCGGAAGGCTGGTGCCCGCACTGCGGCAGCCAGTATTCGTTTCTGCCGCAGCTCAATCCGGGTGACATGGTCGCAGACCAGTACGAGATCAAGGGCTGCATCGCCCACGGCGGGCTCGGCTGGGTGTATTTGGCGTTCGACCACAACGTCAACGAACGGCCGGTGGTGCTCAAGGGTCTGGTGCACTCCGGCGACGCCGAGGCCCAGGCCATCGCGATGGCGGAGCGGCAGTTCCTCGCCGAGGTGACGCATCCGGGGATCGTGAAGATCTACAACTTCGTCGAGCACGAGGACAAGCACGGCAACCCCGTCGGCTACATCGTGATGGAGTACGTCGGCGGAACGTCACTCAAACAGGCCAGGGGGCAACGGCTTCCGGTCGCCCAGGCCATCGGCTACATGCTGGAGATCCTGCCGGCGCTGGGCTACCTGCACTCGCTGGGACTGACCTACAACGACCTCAAACCCGAGAACATCATGCTGACCGAGGATCAAGTCAAGCTGATCGACCTGGGTGCGGTCTCGACGATCAACTCGTTCGGCTACCTGTACGGCACGCCGGGATACCAGGCTCCGGAGATCGTGCGGACGGGTCCGACCGTGCAGAGCGACATCTACACCGTCGGCCGGACGCTGGCGGCCTTGACGCTCGAACTGCGCACGCGCAAGGGCCGTTACGTCGAGGGGTTGCCCGAGGACGATCCGGTGCTCGCGCAGTACGACTCGTTCGGGCGGTTGCTGCGCCGCGCGATCGACCCGGACCCGCGGCGCCGGTTCGCCAGTTCCGAGGAGATGTCGTCGCAGCTGCTGGGTGTGCTGCGTGAGGTGGTGGCCCGCGACACCGGTGTGCCGAGATCCGGCCTGTCGACGGTGTTCTCACCCACCCGGTCGACGTTCGGCATCGACCTGCTGGTCGCGCACACCGACGTCTACGTCGACGGCCAGGTGCACTCGGAGAAGTTGACCGCCCAGGAGATCGTCAGGGCGCTGCCCGTACCGCTGGTGGATCCGACCGACGTCGGCGCCGCCGTGCTCTCGGCGAGCGTGCTCAGCGAACCGGTGCAGACCCTCGATCAGTTGCGGGCCGCCCGGCACGGCTCATTGGACTCCGAGGGCATCGACCTGTCGGAGTCCGTCGAATTGCCGCTCATGGAGGCGCGAGCACTGCTCGATCTCGGCGACGTCGCGAAGGCCACCCGCAAGCTCGACGACCTGGCCACGCGCGTCGGCTGGCGGTGGCGGCTGGTGTGGTTCCGCGCGGTCGCCGAATTGCTTTCGGCCGATTACGAGTCGGCGACAAAGCATTTCACCGAGGTGCTCGACACGGTGCCCGGTGAGCTGGCGCCGAAGCTGGCGTTGGCGGCCACCGCCGAACTCGCCGGCTCCGACCTCGACCACGCACCGTCGCGCAAGTTCTACGAGACGGTGTGGGGTACCGACCACGGCATCATCTCGGCGGGGTTCGGGTTGGCACGGGCGCTGTCCGCCGAGGGTGACCGCAACGGAGCCGTGCGCACACTCGACGAAGTCCCTGCCACCTCACGCCATTTCACCACCGCCCGGTTGACCAGTGCGGTGACGCTGCTGTCGGGCCGCTCGTCGAATGAGATCACCGAACAGCAGATCCGCGATGCCGCCCGCCGGGTGGAGGCGCTGCCCGACACCGAACCGCGGGTGCTGCAGATCCGGGCGCTGGTGCTCGGCACGGCGATGGACTGGCTGGTCGACAACTCGGCGAACACCAACCACATCCTGGGTTTCCCGTTCACCGAATACGGATTACAGCTCGGCGTCGAGGCGTCGCTACGCGCGCTGGCCCGCGTCGCGCCCACGCAGGCGCACCGCTACGCGCTGATCGACCTGGCGAACAGCGTGCGCCCGATGAGCACGTTCTAG
- a CDS encoding TylF/MycF family methyltransferase, producing the protein MGGVPVVMQVLQAVAANPLQRRIRRDKLTYLGYQKLRSLSRAAEAVREVPGCVIECGLALGGSGIMLATELPDRPFHGYDVFAMIPPPGPNDPAKAHDRYEVIASGRSEGLGGETYYGYVDDLFDRVSDSFARYGVPTGDRIHLHKGLFEDTLDPQWPVALAHIDCDWYDPVKLCLERLTPWLSPGARVILDDYSDYGGAKKATDEHVAAHSGFSVERDAGHRVLVYKPGA; encoded by the coding sequence GTGGGCGGAGTGCCCGTCGTGATGCAGGTACTTCAAGCGGTCGCGGCGAACCCGCTGCAACGACGGATCCGGCGCGACAAGCTCACATATCTCGGATACCAAAAGCTGCGCAGCCTCTCGCGTGCTGCAGAAGCGGTGCGGGAGGTGCCGGGGTGCGTCATCGAATGCGGCCTGGCGCTCGGAGGCTCGGGCATCATGTTGGCCACCGAGTTGCCGGACCGACCGTTTCACGGCTATGACGTGTTCGCGATGATTCCGCCGCCGGGGCCGAACGACCCCGCGAAGGCTCACGATCGGTATGAGGTGATCGCGTCGGGCCGTTCGGAGGGGCTCGGCGGGGAGACGTACTACGGCTACGTGGACGATTTGTTCGACCGGGTGTCCGACTCGTTCGCCAGGTACGGGGTGCCCACCGGCGACCGGATCCACCTCCACAAGGGTCTGTTCGAGGACACCCTCGACCCACAGTGGCCGGTCGCGTTGGCGCACATCGACTGCGACTGGTACGACCCGGTGAAGCTGTGCCTCGAGCGGTTGACCCCGTGGTTGTCACCGGGTGCGCGGGTGATTCTGGACGACTACTCCGACTATGGCGGGGCGAAGAAGGCGACCGACGAGCACGTCGCCGCCCATTCCGGATTCAGCGTGGAGCGCGATGCCGGGCACCGGGTGCTGGTCTACAAGCCGGGAGCCTAG
- a CDS encoding acetate kinase: MTRTVLVLNSGSSSLKFQLLEPDSGVSLADGIVERIGEDSSSASLVCGEREVTHSDRVPDHEAALRTAYGLFDEAGAELGSVGLVAVGHRVVHGGPDLYQPTLIDDALVDTLESLAPLAPLHNPPAVLGIRGARKAFPDLPHVAVFDTAYFHDLPAAAATYAIDRDLSEQWHIRRYGFHGTSHQYVSEQAALFLDVPLSSLSQIVLHLGNGASASAILGGRPIDTSMGLTPMEGLVMGTRSGDVDPGVLVYLWRTAGMSVDEIETMLNKRSGVRGLGGEIDFRVLHQRIESGDESDRENAQLAYDVYIHRLRKYIGAYLALLGSTDVIVFTAGVGENDAAVRRDALSGMGRLGIELDEHLNESPSHTARRISAETSPTTVLVIPTNEELAIARACVEVI, encoded by the coding sequence ATGACCCGCACAGTGCTCGTGCTCAATTCCGGGTCCTCGTCGCTGAAATTCCAACTGCTCGAACCGGACTCCGGGGTCTCACTGGCCGACGGGATCGTCGAGCGCATCGGTGAGGATTCGTCGTCGGCGAGCCTGGTGTGCGGTGAGCGGGAGGTCACGCACAGCGACCGGGTACCCGACCACGAGGCCGCGCTACGTACGGCATACGGCCTGTTCGACGAGGCCGGCGCCGAATTGGGCAGCGTCGGTCTCGTGGCGGTCGGGCACCGCGTCGTGCATGGTGGGCCCGATCTCTACCAGCCGACGCTGATCGACGACGCGTTGGTCGACACGCTCGAGAGCCTGGCCCCGTTGGCGCCTCTGCACAACCCGCCCGCGGTCCTCGGCATCCGCGGGGCTCGTAAGGCCTTCCCGGACCTGCCCCACGTCGCGGTGTTCGACACCGCCTACTTCCACGACCTACCGGCTGCGGCAGCCACATACGCGATCGACCGGGACCTCTCCGAGCAGTGGCACATCCGGCGTTACGGGTTTCACGGCACCTCACACCAGTACGTCAGTGAGCAGGCGGCGCTGTTCCTCGACGTCCCGCTGTCGTCGCTCAGCCAGATCGTGTTGCACCTCGGCAACGGAGCGTCGGCGTCGGCGATCCTCGGCGGCCGCCCGATCGACACCTCGATGGGCCTGACGCCGATGGAGGGTCTGGTGATGGGCACCCGATCCGGCGACGTCGACCCGGGAGTGCTCGTATACCTCTGGCGCACAGCGGGAATGAGCGTCGACGAGATCGAGACGATGCTCAACAAGCGGTCCGGGGTCCGTGGTCTCGGCGGTGAGATCGACTTCCGGGTGCTGCACCAGCGGATCGAAAGCGGTGACGAATCCGACCGGGAGAACGCGCAACTGGCCTACGACGTGTACATCCACCGGCTGCGGAAGTACATCGGCGCGTACCTCGCGCTGCTGGGGAGCACCGACGTGATCGTCTTCACCGCAGGTGTGGGCGAAAACGACGCCGCCGTGCGACGCGACGCGCTGTCGGGCATGGGACGGCTGGGCATCGAGTTGGACGAGCATCTCAACGAGAGCCCGTCGCACACGGCGCGGCGCATCTCGGCGGAGACGTCGCCCACCACGGTGCTCGTCATCCCCACCAACGAGGAGTTGGCGATCGCCCGGGCGTGCGTGGAGGTCATCTGA
- the pta gene encoding phosphate acetyltransferase yields the protein MPDQTDSRVSAIYVASPEGDTGKSTIALGLLDRLTATAPRVGVFRPITRSGPARDYILELLLAHSTAGLTYEDSVGVTYHQLHEDPDSALADIVDRFHRVADRCDVVLIVGSDYTDVASPSELSMNARIAANLGAPVVLAVKARGRTPDDVVQVVEVCLDEIAAQHAYTAAVVANRCDPDQLTEVREALKRDGAPQVYVLPEEPLLVAPSVAELRDAVDGSMVSGDESLLDREALDVLVAGMTAEHVLERLTEGVTVVTPGDRSDVVLAVVSAHAAEGFPSLSSIILNGGLELHPSIAKLVAGLGLRLPIVATGYGTFETASRVAGTRGRVTAASVRKIDTALTLMETHVDTAELLSRLAIPIPTVVTPQMFTYQLLDQARSDRKRIVLPEGDDDRILKAAGRLLQRGVADLTILGEEAPVRARAAELGVDLAAATVLDPRTSELCDQFAEQYAELRKHKGVTVEQAREIIHDVSYFGTMLVHNDMVDGMVSGAAHTTAHTVRPAFEIIKTLPDVSTVSSIFLMCLADRVLAYGDCAIVPDPTSEQLADIAISSARTAAQFGIEPRVAMLSYSTGTSGTGADVEKVREATDLVHKREPDLLVEGPIQYDAAVEPSVAKTKMPDSPVAGRATVLIFPDLNTGNNTYKAVQRSAGAIAIGPVLQGLNKPVNDLSRGALVEDIVNTVAITAIQAQGDR from the coding sequence GTGCCTGACCAGACCGACTCGCGGGTTTCCGCCATCTACGTCGCGTCGCCGGAGGGCGACACAGGAAAATCCACCATCGCGCTCGGACTGCTCGACCGCCTGACGGCGACCGCGCCCCGGGTCGGGGTGTTCCGGCCCATCACCCGATCGGGGCCGGCGCGCGACTACATCCTCGAACTGCTGCTCGCACACTCCACCGCGGGTCTGACGTACGAGGACAGCGTCGGCGTCACCTACCACCAATTGCACGAGGATCCCGACAGCGCACTCGCCGACATAGTCGACCGCTTCCACCGCGTCGCCGACCGATGCGACGTGGTGCTGATCGTCGGCAGCGACTACACCGACGTGGCGAGCCCCAGCGAGCTGTCGATGAACGCGCGCATCGCCGCCAACCTCGGCGCGCCGGTCGTCCTCGCCGTCAAGGCCCGCGGGCGCACCCCAGACGACGTGGTGCAGGTCGTCGAGGTGTGTCTCGACGAGATCGCCGCCCAACACGCCTACACCGCCGCGGTGGTCGCCAACCGGTGCGATCCCGACCAGCTCACCGAGGTGCGCGAGGCGCTGAAACGTGACGGCGCCCCGCAGGTCTACGTGCTGCCCGAGGAACCGCTGCTGGTCGCACCGTCGGTCGCCGAACTGCGCGATGCCGTCGACGGGTCGATGGTCAGCGGTGACGAGTCGCTTCTCGACCGCGAGGCGTTGGATGTGCTGGTCGCCGGAATGACCGCCGAGCACGTGCTGGAGCGGCTGACCGAAGGCGTCACGGTCGTCACGCCGGGCGACCGGTCCGACGTGGTACTCGCCGTCGTGAGCGCCCATGCGGCCGAGGGTTTTCCGTCGCTGTCGAGCATCATCCTCAACGGCGGGCTGGAACTGCACCCGTCGATCGCGAAGCTGGTCGCCGGGCTCGGGCTTCGGCTGCCGATCGTCGCCACCGGGTACGGCACGTTCGAAACCGCCAGCCGGGTGGCAGGCACCAGGGGCCGGGTGACCGCGGCCTCGGTGCGCAAGATCGACACCGCGCTGACGCTCATGGAGACCCACGTCGACACCGCAGAACTGCTGAGCCGCCTGGCGATCCCGATCCCGACGGTCGTCACGCCGCAGATGTTCACCTACCAGCTGCTCGACCAGGCCCGGTCGGATCGCAAACGCATCGTGCTGCCCGAGGGGGACGACGACCGGATCCTCAAAGCGGCCGGGCGCCTGCTCCAGCGCGGAGTCGCGGACCTGACGATCCTCGGCGAGGAGGCCCCGGTACGCGCGCGCGCGGCCGAACTCGGTGTCGACCTCGCGGCGGCAACGGTGCTCGACCCGCGCACCAGTGAGCTGTGCGACCAGTTCGCCGAGCAGTACGCGGAACTGCGCAAGCACAAGGGCGTCACCGTCGAGCAGGCCCGCGAGATCATCCACGACGTCTCGTACTTCGGCACCATGTTGGTGCACAACGACATGGTCGACGGCATGGTCTCCGGTGCCGCGCACACGACGGCGCACACGGTCCGTCCGGCGTTCGAGATCATCAAGACCCTGCCCGATGTGTCGACGGTGTCGAGCATCTTCCTGATGTGCCTGGCCGACCGAGTGCTCGCCTACGGCGACTGCGCGATCGTTCCCGACCCGACATCCGAACAGCTGGCCGACATCGCCATCTCGTCCGCGCGCACCGCTGCGCAGTTCGGCATCGAGCCGCGGGTGGCGATGCTGTCCTACTCGACAGGGACCTCCGGTACCGGCGCTGACGTCGAAAAGGTCCGCGAGGCAACGGACCTGGTGCACAAGCGGGAACCCGACCTGCTCGTCGAGGGGCCGATCCAGTACGACGCCGCAGTGGAACCGTCGGTCGCCAAGACCAAGATGCCGGATTCACCCGTCGCCGGCCGCGCCACCGTGCTGATCTTCCCCGACCTCAACACCGGCAACAACACGTACAAGGCGGTGCAGCGCAGCGCAGGGGCCATCGCCATCGGTCCGGTGCTGCAGGGGCTCAACAAACCGGTCAACGACCTGTCACGCGGTGCGTTGGTAGAGGACATCGTCAACACGGTCGCGATCACCGCGATCCAGGCCCAGGGAGATCGATGA
- a CDS encoding glycosyltransferase family 2 protein — MHDPAGTLLPAHMSARGLLGPRALAVVTAVLAALAAVVWAWPSVLAPVITGVVAFTYLVSTVDRNYLLFKGLRMSSLVTVNAEEARAVPDDDLPVYTVLLPVYDEPTIVTNLINGVGRLDYPPDKLEILLLIEEDDIATQEALLGADLQSARIVIVPHSLPKTKPKACNYGMSLPDLRGEYLTIYDAEDIPDPLQLRRAVAAFRRLPVEIGCLQARLGYFNERQNLLTRFFSLEYDQWFGVVLPAVENAGCVVPLGGTSNHMSVRVWRQIGGWDEFNVTEDADLGVRLARHGYRTLILDSVTLEEANSDVVNWIRQRSRWYKGYLQTMLVHLRAPVRLRRELGTKGFLRLINMTGGVPMTSALNVVFWFTLFVWVLGRPDAIGALFPPVTYYVCLLLLLICAPLSVFAGLIVTAALGKPQLWWAALLAPLYWMLQSVAAVKAIYQLFARPSFWEKTVHGLSPSA, encoded by the coding sequence ATGCATGACCCGGCCGGCACCCTGCTGCCGGCGCACATGTCGGCGCGCGGCCTGCTCGGGCCACGAGCCCTGGCGGTCGTCACCGCGGTACTCGCTGCGCTCGCGGCGGTCGTCTGGGCGTGGCCTTCGGTCCTCGCGCCGGTGATCACCGGGGTGGTGGCGTTCACCTACCTGGTCTCCACCGTCGACCGCAATTACCTGCTGTTCAAAGGCCTTCGGATGTCGAGCCTCGTGACCGTCAACGCCGAGGAGGCAAGGGCCGTCCCCGACGACGACCTCCCCGTCTACACCGTGCTGCTCCCGGTCTACGACGAACCGACCATCGTGACCAACCTGATCAACGGCGTCGGCAGACTCGACTACCCGCCGGACAAACTGGAGATCCTCCTGCTCATCGAGGAGGACGACATCGCCACCCAGGAGGCGCTGTTGGGCGCCGACCTGCAGTCGGCCCGCATCGTGATCGTGCCGCACAGCCTGCCGAAGACCAAGCCCAAGGCCTGCAATTACGGCATGTCGCTACCCGACCTGCGCGGTGAGTATCTGACGATCTACGACGCCGAGGACATCCCCGATCCGCTGCAGCTGCGGCGAGCGGTCGCCGCGTTTCGCCGGTTACCCGTCGAGATCGGTTGTCTACAGGCGCGATTGGGCTATTTCAACGAACGGCAGAATCTACTCACCAGGTTCTTCTCCCTCGAGTACGACCAGTGGTTCGGGGTCGTCCTGCCCGCCGTGGAGAACGCCGGGTGTGTGGTGCCCCTCGGAGGGACGTCGAATCACATGTCCGTTCGCGTGTGGCGCCAGATCGGCGGGTGGGACGAGTTCAACGTCACCGAGGACGCCGACCTCGGCGTGCGGTTGGCGCGCCATGGCTACCGAACCCTCATCCTCGACTCGGTCACCCTCGAGGAAGCCAATTCCGATGTGGTGAACTGGATCCGGCAGCGCTCGCGCTGGTACAAGGGCTATTTGCAGACCATGCTGGTCCATCTGCGCGCACCCGTGCGGCTCCGGCGCGAACTGGGCACCAAGGGTTTCCTGCGGTTGATCAACATGACCGGCGGCGTGCCGATGACCAGCGCGCTGAACGTGGTCTTCTGGTTCACCCTGTTCGTCTGGGTGCTCGGCAGACCCGACGCGATCGGCGCACTCTTCCCGCCGGTCACCTATTACGTCTGCCTGCTCCTGCTGCTGATCTGCGCACCCCTTTCGGTGTTCGCCGGGCTCATCGTCACCGCGGCGCTGGGCAAACCGCAGCTGTGGTGGGCCGCACTGCTGGCACCGCTGTACTGGATGCTGCAGTCCGTCGCCGCCGTCAAGGCCATCTACCAGCTCTTCGCCCGACCGTCTTTCTGGGAGAAGACCGTTCACGGTCTCTCCCCTTCTGCCTGA
- a CDS encoding glycosyltransferase family protein, with amino-acid sequence MTAGAPRRIWGVALFAALSALYFTVGAVLVLRFNMFDPDSPSRVANAGYVLMSRQPHLSAIGFVWNPLPSLVEIPVLTLADWWPALKTHGLAGVVQSALFMAGAAVMVRRIALDRGVGTVWRWLAVGCFALHPMIVTYGASGMSEAAETFALVWCVRHLMQWVHSHRVGDLAWAGIALGVGYLSRYEAVPAACGAALLVAVVAFHRAQRGQRVNSVILNVLIVMFPLISAFAIWALTGWVVSGELFATLSSQYGNDSQVAAAMDRASPLAGAASDDWVVIAARLLGMQPFVLIATAGAVAFAVLRRNATALVPVATLGPVLAFAAWGQFTSTTFGWFRFYLLAIPLVIGVALAFWQPGARRAVTVARSDVRAGRVGAGLLCASLVIGIPVTVTAMSDERIGNQQLQFGLKSLTDPQRYPPTEQWYRRLMVNDRALAAYFDRKRLPEGAVLMDTFNTWGVWLGSQRPKQFVITSDYDFTATLNRPWDFGVQYLVASNPGISNADALNIRYPTLWQDGAGLGTLVHSVYGATGDERFRVYRVTGRPAPPTAG; translated from the coding sequence GTGACGGCGGGCGCCCCGCGGCGCATCTGGGGCGTCGCACTGTTCGCCGCGCTCAGCGCGCTGTACTTCACCGTCGGCGCGGTACTGGTCCTGCGGTTCAACATGTTCGACCCCGATTCGCCGAGCCGGGTGGCCAACGCCGGATACGTGCTGATGAGCCGGCAGCCGCACCTGTCGGCGATCGGGTTCGTGTGGAACCCGCTGCCGAGCCTGGTCGAGATCCCGGTGCTGACGCTCGCCGACTGGTGGCCGGCGCTCAAGACCCACGGCCTCGCGGGGGTCGTGCAGAGCGCGTTGTTCATGGCGGGCGCCGCGGTGATGGTGCGGCGCATCGCCCTCGACCGCGGCGTCGGCACGGTGTGGCGGTGGCTGGCCGTCGGGTGTTTCGCCCTGCACCCGATGATCGTCACCTACGGCGCCTCCGGGATGAGCGAGGCGGCCGAGACGTTCGCCCTGGTGTGGTGCGTCCGCCATCTCATGCAGTGGGTGCACTCGCACCGGGTCGGCGATCTCGCCTGGGCGGGAATCGCTCTCGGCGTCGGATACCTGTCGCGCTACGAGGCGGTCCCCGCGGCGTGCGGGGCGGCGCTGTTGGTGGCCGTGGTCGCATTCCACCGCGCGCAGCGGGGTCAGCGGGTGAACTCGGTGATCCTGAACGTCCTGATCGTGATGTTCCCGCTCATCTCGGCGTTCGCGATCTGGGCGCTGACCGGATGGGTGGTGTCCGGTGAACTCTTCGCGACCCTGTCCTCGCAGTACGGGAACGACAGTCAGGTCGCCGCGGCGATGGACCGGGCGAGCCCGCTCGCGGGAGCGGCTTCCGACGATTGGGTGGTGATCGCGGCGCGGCTCCTCGGCATGCAGCCGTTCGTGCTGATCGCCACAGCGGGCGCAGTGGCGTTCGCCGTCCTCCGCCGCAACGCCACCGCTCTCGTCCCGGTCGCCACCCTCGGGCCGGTGCTGGCCTTCGCCGCATGGGGTCAGTTCACCTCGACCACGTTCGGCTGGTTCCGGTTCTACCTGCTCGCGATTCCGCTCGTGATCGGTGTCGCGCTGGCGTTCTGGCAACCGGGCGCCCGGCGCGCGGTCACCGTCGCACGGTCCGACGTGCGGGCGGGCCGCGTCGGCGCGGGGCTGTTGTGCGCATCGTTGGTCATCGGTATCCCGGTCACCGTGACGGCGATGTCCGACGAACGAATCGGCAACCAGCAGTTGCAGTTCGGGCTCAAGTCGCTGACCGACCCGCAGCGGTATCCACCCACCGAACAGTGGTACCGGCGGCTGATGGTCAACGACCGCGCACTGGCCGCCTACTTCGACCGCAAGCGCCTGCCCGAGGGCGCGGTGCTGATGGACACCTTCAACACGTGGGGTGTCTGGCTCGGTTCGCAGCGGCCGAAGCAGTTCGTCATCACCAGCGACTACGACTTCACCGCAACGCTCAACCGCCCGTGGGACTTCGGCGTGCAATACCTGGTCGCGAGCAACCCCGGGATCAGCAACGCGGACGCGCTGAACATCCGGTACCCGACCCTGTGGCAGGACGGCGCCGGGCTGGGCACGCTCGTGCACTCGGTGTACGGCGCGACCGGCGACGAACGTTTCCGCGTCTACCGGGTGACCGGCCGGCCTGCGCCGCCGACGGCGGGATGA
- the fgd gene encoding glucose-6-phosphate dehydrogenase (coenzyme-F420): MAELKLGYKASAEQFAPRELVELAVAAEEHGMDSATVSDHFQPWRHEGGHAPFSLAWMTAVGERTKRLQLGTSVLTPTFRYNPAVIAQAFATMACLYPDRIFLGVGTGEALNEIATGYEGDWPDFKERFARLRESVRLMRELWLGDRVDFDGEYYRTKGASIYDVPEGGVPVYIAAGGPVVAKYAGRAGDGFICTSGKGEELYKDKLLPAVAEGADAAGKNVDDVDKMIEIKISYDTDPELALENTRFWAPLSLTAEQKHSIDDPIEMEKAADELPIEQVAKRWIVASDPDEAVEKVKDYVGWGLNHLVFHAPGHDQRRFLELFKRDLEPRLRKLG; encoded by the coding sequence ATGGCTGAACTCAAACTCGGATACAAAGCGTCGGCGGAGCAGTTCGCGCCGCGGGAACTGGTCGAACTCGCGGTGGCGGCCGAAGAGCACGGTATGGACAGTGCGACGGTCAGCGACCACTTCCAGCCGTGGCGCCACGAGGGCGGACATGCGCCGTTCTCGCTGGCGTGGATGACCGCGGTGGGGGAGCGGACCAAGCGGTTGCAGTTGGGCACCTCGGTGCTCACACCGACGTTCCGCTACAACCCGGCGGTGATCGCGCAGGCGTTCGCGACGATGGCCTGTCTGTATCCGGACCGAATCTTCCTCGGTGTCGGCACCGGTGAGGCGCTCAACGAGATCGCGACCGGTTACGAGGGCGACTGGCCGGACTTCAAGGAGCGGTTCGCGCGGCTGCGCGAGTCGGTGCGGTTGATGCGTGAGTTGTGGCTCGGCGACCGCGTCGACTTCGACGGCGAGTACTACCGCACCAAGGGTGCGTCGATCTACGACGTCCCCGAAGGCGGCGTCCCGGTGTACATCGCCGCGGGCGGGCCAGTGGTGGCGAAGTACGCCGGCCGCGCGGGGGACGGTTTCATCTGCACCTCCGGTAAGGGTGAGGAACTGTACAAGGACAAGCTGCTGCCCGCGGTGGCCGAGGGAGCCGATGCGGCCGGGAAGAACGTCGACGATGTCGACAAGATGATCGAGATCAAGATCTCCTACGACACGGATCCCGAACTGGCGCTGGAGAATACGCGGTTCTGGGCGCCGCTGTCGTTGACCGCCGAACAGAAGCACAGCATCGACGACCCGATCGAGATGGAGAAGGCCGCCGACGAGTTGCCGATCGAGCAGGTCGCCAAGCGGTGGATCGTCGCCTCGGATCCGGATGAGGCCGTCGAGAAGGTCAAGGACTACGTCGGGTGGGGCCTGAACCACCTCGTGTTCCACGCACCCGGCCACGACCAGCGCCGGTTCCTCGAGCTCTTCAAACGGGATCTGGAGCCGCGGCTGCGCAAGCTGGGCTGA